The following proteins are co-located in the Acidimicrobiales bacterium genome:
- a CDS encoding NAD-dependent epimerase/dehydratase family protein, which translates to MSLKVLVTGSAGLIGSEAVTFFDRMGAKVDGVDNNMRADFFGPQGDVTWNRQRLEATCTNYTHHTLDIRDRSEVDSLIARLAPEVIIHTAAQPSHDLAASRPFDDFDVNAGGTLALLEATRLHAPDAVFIHMSTNKVYGDNPNRIPLVELDTRFDYDPDARVVGLTGEGITEELSLDHTTHSLFGVSKVSSDLMVQEYGRYFGMNTAAFRGGCLTGPHHSGVELHGFLSYLVTQALAEGDYTMIGHKGKQVRDQLHSHDVVSAFWAFAQQPRQGEAYNLGGGRHNAASNLECVELIAQASGGKRPKLSFRDEARIGDHIVYYTDQAKFRSHYPDWTQDYSLDAIIDQMVHAVRRA; encoded by the coding sequence ATGTCCCTCAAGGTCCTCGTCACCGGCAGCGCCGGTCTCATCGGTTCCGAAGCGGTCACGTTCTTCGATCGGATGGGCGCGAAGGTCGACGGGGTCGACAACAACATGCGGGCCGACTTCTTCGGGCCGCAGGGTGACGTCACCTGGAACCGGCAGCGCCTCGAGGCCACCTGCACCAACTACACCCACCACACCCTCGACATTCGCGACCGCTCCGAGGTCGACTCGCTGATCGCCCGGCTCGCGCCCGAGGTGATCATCCACACCGCCGCCCAGCCCAGCCACGATCTCGCCGCGTCACGACCCTTCGACGACTTCGACGTGAACGCGGGTGGCACCCTGGCCCTGCTCGAGGCCACCCGCCTGCACGCGCCCGACGCCGTGTTCATCCACATGAGCACCAACAAGGTCTACGGCGACAACCCCAACCGCATCCCCCTCGTCGAGCTCGACACCCGGTTCGACTACGATCCCGATGCCCGGGTGGTCGGCCTCACCGGCGAGGGGATCACCGAGGAGCTCTCGCTCGACCACACCACCCACTCGCTGTTCGGCGTGTCCAAGGTGTCCTCGGACCTCATGGTCCAGGAGTACGGCCGCTACTTCGGGATGAACACCGCCGCGTTCCGGGGCGGCTGTCTCACCGGACCCCACCACTCGGGGGTCGAGCTGCACGGCTTCCTCAGCTACCTGGTCACCCAGGCCCTCGCCGAGGGCGACTACACCATGATCGGCCACAAGGGGAAGCAGGTCCGCGACCAGCTTCACTCCCACGACGTGGTCAGCGCCTTCTGGGCCTTCGCCCAGCAACCCCGGCAGGGCGAGGCCTACAACCTGGGCGGCGGGCGCCACAACGCGGCCAGCAACCTCGAGTGCGTCGAGCTGATCGCCCAGGCCAGCGGAGGCAAACGACCCAAGCTCTCGTTCCGGGACGAGGCGCGCATCGGCGACCACATCGTCTACTACACCGACCAGGCGAAGTTCCGATCGCACTACCCCGACTGGACCCAGGATTATTCGCTCGACGCGATCATCGACCAGATGGTCCACGCGGTCCGCCGGGCCTGA
- a CDS encoding glycosyltransferase family 1 protein, whose translation MRVAVTLEQCWHRVPGGTARAAIESVRAVDASGEVDLIGVSARHRAPPPEPWVPPIPVEQLRIPRLLMYEGWHHLGWPHVEEATGPVDLIHATGVAVPPRTVPLVVTVHDLAVLHDRSHFTRRGVSFMRAAIEHTRERADLVLCSSRATLDDCVTNGFDPERLRLVPLGVDAPPVDDGAVARVRAEYRLPDRFVLFVGTMEPRKNLVTLLDAVARMADDGPPLVLVGPTGWGDDLGSRIEALGDRVQPLGFVPADDLPAIYAAAEVFAYPSLLEGFGLPVLEAMAQGTPVVTSAGTATEELLVDGGGVAIEPRDPDAIAAAIGSVLDDPTAATALGEQGRAVASAYTWARTAGLTLDAYRELV comes from the coding sequence ATGCGAGTGGCGGTCACCCTCGAGCAGTGCTGGCACCGCGTGCCCGGAGGCACGGCGCGCGCCGCCATCGAGTCGGTGCGCGCCGTCGACGCCTCCGGTGAGGTGGATCTGATCGGGGTGTCAGCCCGCCACCGCGCGCCACCGCCCGAGCCGTGGGTCCCACCGATCCCCGTCGAGCAGCTGCGCATCCCCCGCTTGTTGATGTACGAGGGCTGGCACCACCTGGGGTGGCCCCACGTCGAGGAGGCGACCGGCCCGGTGGACCTGATCCACGCCACCGGAGTCGCTGTGCCGCCGCGCACCGTGCCGCTCGTGGTCACCGTGCACGACCTGGCCGTGCTCCACGACCGGTCGCACTTCACCCGCCGCGGTGTGAGCTTCATGCGCGCCGCCATCGAACACACCCGCGAGCGCGCCGACCTGGTCCTGTGCTCGAGCCGGGCGACCCTCGACGACTGTGTCACCAACGGCTTCGACCCCGAGCGCCTCCGCCTCGTTCCGTTGGGGGTGGACGCGCCGCCGGTCGACGACGGCGCCGTGGCACGAGTCCGGGCCGAGTACCGGCTGCCGGACCGGTTCGTGCTCTTCGTCGGCACGATGGAGCCGCGCAAGAATCTGGTCACCCTGCTCGATGCCGTCGCCAGGATGGCCGACGACGGCCCGCCCCTGGTGCTCGTCGGACCGACCGGGTGGGGAGACGATCTCGGCAGCCGGATCGAGGCGCTGGGCGACCGGGTGCAGCCCCTCGGGTTCGTGCCGGCCGACGACCTTCCCGCGATCTACGCCGCGGCCGAGGTGTTCGCCTATCCGAGCCTGCTCGAAGGGTTCGGGCTCCCGGTGCTCGAGGCCATGGCCCAGGGCACGCCCGTGGTGACCTCGGCCGGAACCGCCACCGAGGAGCTGCTCGTCGACGGCGGGGGAGTGGCGATCGAGCCTCGCGACCCCGATGCCATCGCCGCCGCCATCGGTTCCGTCCTGGACGATCCGACGGCGGCCACGGCGTTGGGTGAGCAGGGACGGGCTGTCGCCTCGGCCTACACGTGGGCACGCACCGCCGGGCTCACCCTCGATGCCTATCGGGAGCTGGTGTGA
- a CDS encoding glycosyltransferase family 1 protein: MTTTVGINLLWLVPGVVGGSETSTTTTLHAIADDPPDDLHHVLFALAPFVEAHPELAGSYEIETLPLSGRLKGMRVGAEQTWLAERVRRRGVDAMHHMGGTMPLVPGPASVLSIHDLQPFDHPENFHPLKRAWLAWAVPRSVARAGLVLTPSDWVRRTVLDRFEVDPALVQTVHHGVPPLPPPAPASEVRARHGIDGPFIFYAAITYPHKDHRTLVRAMSRLAADHPDVSLVLSGGVGPAEQQVMTEIAALGLSHRVKRLGRVTFPEVVTLLEEATVVAFPSRYEGFGVPLVEAMSLGRPLVAADATAIPEVVADGGLLVPPAAVDAWADALDRLLGDEALRVELGERGRRRADAFSPERNARATVAAHRRVAGRGGATVAGHD; the protein is encoded by the coding sequence GTGACCACCACCGTGGGCATCAACCTGCTGTGGCTCGTCCCCGGCGTGGTCGGAGGCTCGGAGACCTCCACGACCACCACCCTGCACGCCATCGCCGACGATCCGCCCGACGACCTGCACCACGTGCTGTTCGCCCTCGCCCCCTTCGTCGAGGCCCATCCCGAGCTGGCCGGGTCCTACGAGATCGAGACGCTCCCGCTGTCGGGCCGCCTCAAGGGAATGCGGGTGGGGGCCGAACAGACCTGGCTCGCCGAGCGTGTCCGCCGGCGCGGGGTCGACGCCATGCACCACATGGGCGGCACCATGCCCCTGGTCCCGGGACCCGCGTCGGTGCTGTCGATCCACGATCTGCAGCCCTTCGACCACCCCGAGAACTTCCACCCCCTCAAGCGGGCGTGGCTGGCCTGGGCCGTGCCTCGGTCGGTGGCCAGGGCAGGGCTCGTACTCACCCCCAGCGACTGGGTGCGGCGGACGGTGCTCGACCGCTTCGAGGTCGATCCGGCGTTGGTCCAGACCGTGCATCACGGGGTGCCCCCGCTGCCGCCGCCGGCGCCGGCATCTGAGGTGCGAGCACGACACGGGATCGACGGCCCATTCATCTTCTACGCCGCCATCACCTATCCGCACAAGGATCACCGCACCCTCGTGCGGGCCATGTCCCGGCTGGCGGCAGACCATCCGGACGTGTCGCTCGTGCTCAGCGGTGGTGTCGGTCCAGCCGAGCAGCAGGTGATGACCGAGATCGCGGCGCTCGGGCTGTCCCACCGGGTGAAGCGCCTCGGCCGGGTGACCTTCCCCGAGGTGGTCACCCTGCTCGAGGAGGCCACGGTGGTGGCGTTCCCCTCCCGCTACGAGGGGTTCGGGGTGCCGCTGGTCGAGGCGATGAGCCTCGGTCGGCCCCTGGTCGCGGCCGACGCGACCGCCATCCCCGAGGTCGTCGCCGATGGTGGCCTGCTCGTCCCACCGGCCGCGGTCGATGCGTGGGCCGACGCGCTCGACCGTCTCCTCGGCGACGAGGCGCTGCGGGTCGAGTTGGGGGAGCGGGGACGGCGGCGGGCCGACGCCTTCAGCCCCGAGCGCAACGCCCGGGCGACCGTCGCCGCCCACCGCCGGGTGGCCGGTCGAGGTGGGGCTACCGTGGCGGGTCATGACTGA
- a CDS encoding NDP-sugar synthase encodes MTDRPVTTAVLLVGGFGTRLRPLTLHTPKQMLPVAGPTMLERVLTHLSSHGISRAVLALGYKADGFTEAYPDGTCAGVELVYAVEPEPLDTAGAIGFAAAQAGIDETFLACNADVLNDLDITELIAFHHSRGAEGTIHLTPVDDPSRYGVVPIDAEGRVQAFIEKPPRGEAPTNWINGGTYVLEPSVLARIEPGRKVSIEREVFPAMVADGTLYALERAGRWVDAGTPDTYLQISLAYLDGTAGADPAISPSARVDPAATVTSSWVGDGAVVRSGVTLDRSLVLPGARVEEGAQVRESIIGPGSVVGAGATINGLSVIGSDVEVDPGAVLHEARVPAATS; translated from the coding sequence ATGACTGATCGCCCCGTCACGACCGCGGTGCTGCTCGTCGGCGGCTTCGGCACCCGGTTGCGCCCGCTCACCCTCCACACGCCCAAGCAGATGCTTCCGGTGGCGGGGCCCACCATGCTGGAACGGGTCCTCACCCACCTGTCGTCACACGGGATCAGCCGGGCGGTGCTCGCCCTCGGCTACAAGGCCGACGGGTTCACCGAGGCCTACCCCGACGGCACCTGCGCCGGGGTCGAGCTGGTCTATGCCGTCGAGCCGGAACCGCTCGACACCGCGGGCGCCATCGGGTTCGCCGCCGCCCAGGCCGGCATCGACGAGACCTTCCTGGCCTGCAACGCCGACGTGCTCAACGACCTCGACATCACCGAGCTGATCGCCTTCCACCACTCCCGCGGGGCCGAGGGCACCATCCACCTCACCCCCGTCGACGACCCGTCCCGCTACGGCGTCGTCCCCATCGACGCCGAGGGTCGAGTCCAGGCCTTCATCGAGAAGCCGCCCCGTGGCGAGGCCCCGACCAACTGGATCAACGGGGGCACCTACGTGCTCGAGCCCTCGGTCCTGGCCCGCATCGAGCCCGGGCGCAAGGTCTCGATCGAGCGCGAGGTCTTCCCCGCCATGGTGGCCGACGGCACCCTCTACGCGCTCGAGCGCGCTGGTCGCTGGGTCGACGCGGGAACGCCCGACACCTACCTCCAGATCAGCCTCGCCTACCTCGACGGAACCGCCGGCGCCGATCCCGCCATCTCGCCGAGCGCACGGGTCGACCCGGCGGCGACGGTCACCAGTTCGTGGGTGGGCGACGGCGCGGTCGTTCGATCGGGGGTCACCCTCGATCGGTCCCTGGTCCTGCCGGGGGCCCGGGTCGAGGAAGGGGCCCAGGTGCGCGAGTCGATCATCGGACCCGGCTCGGTGGTCGGTGCCGGCGCCACGATCAACGGCCTGTCGGTCATCGGCAGCGATGTCGAGGTCGACCCCGGAGCCGTCCTGCACGAGGCGCGGGTGCCCGCCGCGACGTCGTGA
- a CDS encoding TSUP family transporter codes for MGWLDALLLIGGGLVAGAVNSLAGGGSLLTVPLLVFTGTPGTMANGSNRIGVLTSNIAATLEFRRQGIRSLPNLVPILTASLAGSLIGAALVSQLDDSSFEQIFGFLMLPLLLLSLYRPKVGRAREPWSPPVTVAVFFGIGVYAGAFQAGVGLLLTAALLASGFDVVRANAIKVIVILAATAMVLPVFIISGDVAWAPGLVLAAGFAAGGTLGAHLTIHRGEVLVRPIMVIAVVASATKLLGLWG; via the coding sequence GTGGGCTGGCTCGACGCGCTCTTGCTCATCGGCGGTGGTCTCGTCGCGGGCGCGGTCAACTCGCTGGCGGGCGGCGGCTCGCTGCTCACCGTCCCCCTCCTGGTCTTCACCGGCACGCCGGGCACGATGGCCAACGGGTCGAACCGCATCGGCGTGCTCACCTCGAACATCGCCGCAACCTTGGAGTTCCGCCGCCAGGGGATCCGGTCACTGCCGAACCTGGTGCCGATCCTGACCGCCTCACTGGCCGGCTCGCTCATCGGTGCGGCCCTGGTCAGCCAGCTCGACGACTCGAGCTTCGAGCAGATCTTCGGGTTCTTGATGCTGCCGCTGCTCCTGTTGTCGTTGTACCGACCGAAGGTCGGGCGGGCACGCGAACCGTGGTCCCCGCCGGTCACCGTCGCGGTGTTCTTCGGCATCGGCGTCTACGCAGGGGCGTTCCAGGCGGGCGTCGGGCTCCTGCTCACCGCGGCGCTGCTGGCCAGCGGGTTCGACGTGGTGCGAGCCAACGCGATCAAGGTCATCGTCATCCTGGCGGCTACCGCGATGGTCCTGCCGGTGTTCATCATCTCCGGCGACGTGGCATGGGCCCCCGGCCTCGTCCTCGCCGCCGGGTTCGCCGCTGGCGGCACCCTCGGCGCGCACCTCACCATCCACCGCGGCGAGGTCCTCGTGCGGCCCATCATGGTGATCGCCGTGGTGGCATCGGCCACCAAGCTGCTCGGACTGTGGGGGTGA
- the cofD gene encoding 2-phospho-L-lactate transferase, translated as MQIAVLAGGVGAARLLAGIVQVVDPGEVAVIANVGDDLVIHGLHVSPDIDTVIYTVAGAIDPERGWGLAGETWQAMDGLRRYDGIDWFNLGDRDLGTHLFRTQRLSEGASLSEVTSEIAAAWGLGFRVLPVTEGPLRTMVTVVDEGEIGFQEYFVRRRHDVAVTGVRFDGAESCAPSPGVLEALANADVIVIAPSNPIVSIGPLLAVAGLREALAARRDDVVAVSPIVAGAALKGPADRMMTELGHDASVAGVARLYRDLAATLVVDEADADAAPLVEAEGVRCVTRPTIMSRPGVASGPGAHRAGVGGSMTGLEVFGIDGVPEVRPGDDLAGMIAAAASGGAGTELADGDVVVVTQKVVSKAEGMLVEVDPDDPLSHKPLVERESVRVLRRRGDLVISETAHGFICANAGIDLSNVDRGFAALLPRDSDWSARRIRDGLRARAGVEVAVIVSDTFGRPWRRGLTDVAIGVSGIHAVVDLRGTEDTRGRELAVTEVCVADEIAGAADMVMGKASDIAAAVVRGVDPAWFGDGHVGRQVLRHPSEDLFR; from the coding sequence ATGCAGATCGCGGTGCTGGCCGGTGGGGTGGGCGCGGCGCGCCTGCTCGCCGGCATCGTCCAGGTCGTCGACCCGGGCGAGGTGGCCGTCATCGCCAACGTTGGCGACGATCTGGTGATCCACGGGCTGCACGTGAGCCCCGACATCGACACGGTCATCTACACCGTCGCCGGCGCCATCGATCCCGAGCGCGGGTGGGGGCTGGCCGGCGAGACCTGGCAGGCGATGGATGGCCTCCGGCGCTATGACGGCATCGACTGGTTCAACCTGGGCGATCGCGATCTCGGCACCCACCTGTTCCGGACCCAGCGGCTGAGCGAGGGTGCCTCGCTGTCGGAGGTCACCTCCGAGATCGCGGCGGCGTGGGGTCTGGGGTTCCGGGTGCTACCGGTCACCGAGGGACCGCTGCGCACGATGGTCACGGTGGTCGACGAGGGCGAGATCGGCTTCCAGGAGTACTTCGTGCGCCGCCGCCACGACGTGGCGGTCACCGGTGTCCGCTTCGACGGGGCCGAGTCGTGTGCACCGTCGCCCGGGGTGCTCGAGGCACTGGCGAACGCCGATGTGATCGTGATCGCGCCATCCAATCCCATCGTCTCGATCGGGCCGCTGCTGGCGGTGGCGGGGCTTCGTGAGGCGCTGGCCGCCCGGCGCGACGACGTGGTGGCGGTGTCGCCCATCGTCGCCGGTGCGGCGCTGAAGGGCCCCGCCGACCGGATGATGACCGAGCTGGGACACGACGCCTCGGTCGCCGGGGTCGCCCGGCTCTACCGCGACCTGGCCGCCACCCTCGTGGTCGACGAGGCCGACGCCGACGCCGCTCCCCTCGTCGAGGCCGAGGGCGTGCGCTGCGTGACCCGTCCCACGATCATGAGCCGGCCGGGGGTCGCATCCGGACCTGGCGCGCACCGTGCTGGGGTTGGAGGATCGATGACCGGGCTCGAGGTCTTCGGCATCGACGGCGTGCCCGAGGTGCGCCCGGGCGACGACCTGGCGGGGATGATCGCCGCGGCGGCGAGCGGCGGCGCGGGCACCGAGCTCGCCGACGGCGACGTGGTGGTCGTGACCCAGAAGGTGGTCTCCAAGGCCGAGGGGATGCTCGTCGAGGTCGACCCCGACGACCCGCTGTCGCACAAGCCGCTGGTCGAGCGCGAATCGGTCCGGGTGCTGCGGCGTCGCGGCGACCTCGTCATCAGCGAGACGGCACACGGGTTCATCTGCGCCAACGCGGGGATCGACCTGTCCAACGTCGATCGGGGCTTTGCCGCCCTGTTGCCCAGGGACTCCGACTGGTCGGCCCGGCGCATCCGCGACGGTCTGCGGGCCAGGGCGGGCGTCGAGGTGGCGGTGATCGTGTCCGACACCTTCGGTCGGCCGTGGCGACGGGGGCTGACCGATGTGGCGATCGGCGTGTCGGGCATCCACGCCGTGGTCGATCTGCGCGGCACCGAGGACACCCGAGGACGCGAGCTGGCGGTCACCGAGGTGTGCGTCGCCGACGAGATCGCCGGCGCCGCCGACATGGTGATGGGCAAGGCCTCGGACATCGCCGCGGCGGTGGTCCGCGGCGTCGACCCCGCGTGGTTCGGCGACGGGCACGTGGGGCGACAGGTCTTGCGCCACCCCAGTGAGGACCTCTTCCGGTAG
- the gmd gene encoding GDP-mannose 4,6-dehydratase, with translation MTKRALITGITGQDGSYLAELLLDKGYEVIGMVRRSSTVNFERIAHIQDRVTLVSGDLLDEVSLIHILREHRPHEVYNLAAQSFVQTSFGQPVLTGEITGLGVTRILDAIRIVDPEIRFYQASTSEMFGKVQEVPQSEATPFYPRSPYGVAKLYGHWITVNYRESYQIHASSGILFNHESPRRGHEFVTRKITNTVAQIKLGQTTELRLGNLDAQRDWGFARDYVEAMYLMVQTDEPDDFVIATGRTHTVREFCRIAFEHVGLDYEDHVAVDQKFFRPAEVELLIGDPGKAREQLGWAATTSFEELVTMMVDADMDLLSGRLRPLA, from the coding sequence ATGACCAAGCGCGCACTCATCACCGGCATCACCGGCCAGGACGGCTCCTATCTGGCCGAGCTCCTGCTCGACAAGGGCTACGAGGTCATCGGCATGGTCCGGCGGTCGAGCACGGTGAACTTCGAGCGGATCGCCCACATCCAGGACCGGGTCACCCTCGTGTCCGGCGACCTGCTCGACGAGGTGTCGCTCATCCACATCCTGCGGGAACACCGTCCCCACGAGGTGTACAACCTGGCTGCCCAGTCGTTCGTGCAGACCTCGTTCGGCCAGCCGGTGCTCACCGGTGAGATCACCGGCCTCGGCGTGACCCGGATCCTCGATGCCATCCGCATCGTCGACCCCGAGATCCGCTTCTACCAGGCCAGCACCAGCGAGATGTTCGGCAAGGTGCAGGAGGTCCCCCAGAGCGAGGCCACCCCCTTCTACCCCCGCAGTCCCTACGGCGTCGCCAAGCTCTACGGGCACTGGATCACGGTGAACTACCGCGAGAGCTACCAGATCCACGCCAGCTCCGGGATCCTGTTCAACCACGAGAGCCCCCGCCGCGGACACGAGTTCGTGACCCGCAAGATCACCAACACCGTCGCCCAGATCAAGCTCGGTCAGACCACGGAGCTGCGCTTGGGCAACCTCGACGCCCAGCGCGACTGGGGGTTCGCCCGCGACTACGTCGAGGCCATGTACCTGATGGTTCAGACCGACGAACCCGACGACTTCGTCATCGCCACCGGCCGTACCCACACCGTACGGGAGTTCTGCCGCATCGCCTTCGAGCACGTCGGCCTCGACTACGAGGACCACGTGGCGGTCGACCAGAAGTTCTTCCGTCCCGCCGAGGTCGAACTGCTGATCGGCGACCCGGGCAAGGCCCGCGAGCAGCTGGGTTGGGCGGCCACGACCTCGTTCGAGGAGCTGGTGACGATGATGGTCGATGCCGACATGGACCTGCTCTCGGGCCGTCTCCGCCCGCTGGCTTGA
- a CDS encoding GDP-mannose 4,6-dehydratase, with product MRALVTGSSGFAGRHLVEHCEAAGDAVSGLDRSDGVDILDPGAVATALEAVRPEIVYHLAGWADVGASWKNPRATFEANAVGTLHLLDAARAAGTRRVIVVGSADVYGTVTEDELPLTEDQPVRPTSPYAASKLAAEALAQQAWLGYGLETIIVRAFNHLGPRQSPQFVAPGLADRVVRNEREQLDELEVGNLTPRRDFTDVRDVVRAYRMLALGGTPGEVYHVCSGRDVSIGELAERLIALAQRPMTLVSDPDLQRPVDLPVLRGDASKLSAATGWEPRFELDGTLADLLAEARERVSPAR from the coding sequence ATGAGGGCGCTGGTCACCGGCTCCTCCGGGTTCGCCGGCCGCCACCTCGTCGAGCACTGCGAAGCTGCCGGCGACGCGGTCAGCGGCCTCGACCGCAGCGACGGGGTCGACATCCTCGACCCCGGCGCGGTGGCGACCGCCCTCGAGGCGGTGCGTCCCGAGATCGTGTACCACCTGGCGGGCTGGGCCGACGTCGGCGCGTCGTGGAAGAACCCACGCGCCACCTTCGAGGCCAACGCCGTCGGGACCCTCCACCTGCTCGACGCAGCGCGAGCGGCGGGCACCCGCCGGGTCATCGTCGTCGGATCGGCCGACGTGTACGGCACCGTCACCGAGGACGAGCTGCCACTCACCGAAGACCAACCGGTCCGACCCACCAGTCCCTACGCGGCCAGCAAGCTCGCCGCCGAAGCCCTGGCCCAGCAGGCCTGGCTGGGGTACGGGCTCGAGACCATCATCGTCCGGGCGTTCAACCACCTCGGCCCGCGCCAGAGCCCGCAGTTCGTCGCACCGGGGCTGGCCGACCGGGTGGTCCGCAACGAGCGCGAGCAGCTCGACGAGCTCGAGGTCGGCAATCTCACACCTCGCCGCGACTTCACCGACGTGCGCGACGTGGTGAGGGCATACCGCATGCTGGCCCTCGGGGGGACGCCCGGCGAGGTGTACCACGTGTGCTCGGGCCGCGACGTGTCGATCGGCGAGTTGGCCGAACGTCTCATCGCGCTGGCCCAACGTCCCATGACCCTGGTGTCCGACCCCGATCTGCAGCGTCCGGTCGACCTACCGGTGCTGCGGGGCGACGCCTCGAAGCTGTCCGCCGCCACCGGTTGGGAACCACGCTTCGAGCTGGACGGGACCCTGGCCGACCTGCTCGCCGAGGCGCGCGAACGCGTATCGCCCGCGCGCTGA
- a CDS encoding glycosyltransferase family 1 protein translates to MAIDATALLGPRTGVGVFTFELLSHLPGCGVDALAYATSWRGRGRLGEVVPPGVQVSSRPQAARPLRELWRRFDRPPIEWWTGEIDLVHGPNYVVPPTRHAPSLVTIHDLTFHHHPEMSTPDTLQYPGLIARALGRGAWVHTESEFVAGEIRDRYRVDSERVVVIPLGVSALAEADPARGRDLAGGERYVLALGTVEPRKDLPLLVDAFDLIAAEDPEIRLVVAGPHGWGADELTDRIERSPHRDRVVRLGWVSDSDRSALLRGARVLAYPSRYEGFGLPPLEAMSVGTPVVATGVGALPEVLGDAARLVDTGDAAALAGAISELVDHGPTRDGLVGRGRRRAARYSWQACAEGMANLYRHLAEADR, encoded by the coding sequence GTGGCAATCGATGCCACCGCACTGCTCGGTCCCCGCACCGGGGTCGGGGTGTTCACCTTCGAGCTGCTGTCCCACCTCCCCGGATGCGGGGTGGACGCGCTCGCCTACGCCACCTCGTGGCGGGGTCGGGGCCGGCTGGGCGAGGTCGTACCCCCAGGGGTGCAGGTGAGCAGCCGCCCCCAGGCCGCGCGACCGTTGCGCGAGCTGTGGCGCCGGTTCGACCGGCCGCCGATCGAGTGGTGGACCGGCGAGATCGACCTCGTGCACGGCCCCAACTACGTGGTCCCTCCGACGCGCCACGCCCCGAGTTTGGTCACCATCCACGATCTCACCTTCCACCACCACCCCGAGATGTCCACGCCCGACACCCTCCAGTACCCGGGACTCATCGCCCGGGCGCTGGGTCGCGGTGCGTGGGTGCACACCGAGTCCGAGTTCGTGGCCGGCGAGATCCGCGACCGGTACCGGGTCGACTCCGAGCGGGTGGTGGTGATCCCGCTGGGGGTGAGCGCACTGGCCGAGGCCGATCCCGCACGGGGACGCGACCTCGCCGGAGGTGAGCGCTACGTGCTGGCCCTGGGCACCGTCGAGCCCCGCAAGGACCTGCCGCTGCTCGTCGATGCCTTCGACCTCATCGCCGCCGAAGATCCCGAGATCAGGCTGGTCGTCGCCGGTCCCCACGGATGGGGTGCCGACGAGCTCACCGATCGGATCGAACGATCACCTCACCGCGACCGGGTCGTGCGCCTCGGGTGGGTCAGCGACTCCGACCGCTCGGCGCTGCTTCGGGGTGCACGGGTGCTGGCCTACCCGTCGCGCTACGAGGGCTTCGGCTTGCCGCCGCTGGAGGCCATGTCGGTGGGGACGCCGGTGGTGGCCACCGGGGTGGGTGCGCTGCCCGAGGTGCTCGGCGACGCGGCACGACTCGTCGACACCGGCGACGCCGCTGCGCTCGCCGGTGCCATCTCCGAACTGGTCGACCACGGCCCCACCCGCGACGGGCTCGTCGGACGCGGGCGACGGCGTGCGGCGCGCTACTCGTGGCAGGCGTGCGCCGAGGGCATGGCGAACCTGTACCGCCACCTCGCCGAAGCGGACCGATGA